One Primulina huaijiensis isolate GDHJ02 chromosome 5, ASM1229523v2, whole genome shotgun sequence DNA segment encodes these proteins:
- the LOC140977409 gene encoding uncharacterized protein has translation MAGLKINALKSNIYMGSIEGSLRQDILDITGFTPGILPFRYLGIPLAAKRLCASDYGKLVDNISTKVSAWPRHSLSYAGKLELIRSVIQGVECFWLSILPVPNCVRDSIHAICRTFVWPTKRPPIAWNTLCKPISEGEMGLKNLKAWNRALIAKSLWKIHVGNENLWIRWVNHNYSCFGGVWKWRRHKDASPLIKQILDIRDELIGRLGSEEAASLCLQKCFGNKEGIAHAYQFFVGTTGNWPWKPLLSRTFILPKHRFILWLFAHRKLRTRDRLEFINDRRCVLCKLKDETIDHLFFDCSVTNPVWKSVRHWLDMKKIMRSPTAILGAFRRQYRGTSMLTRMRITALAATVYHVWNMRNRVMFDQEKFSCQDIVMKIKIHTYRSIPEAIEVANEYA, from the coding sequence ATGGCTGGTTTGAAAATAAATGCGCTGAAATCTAACATATATATGGGAAGCATTGAAGGCTCATTGCGACAGGATATCTTGGACATTACTGGCTTTACTCCAGGAATCTTACCTTTCAGATATTTGGGAATACCTCTTGCTGCGAAAAGATTGTGTGCATCAGATTATGGTAAATTAGTGGATAATATCTCGACGAAGGTTAGTGCTTGGCCTAGACATTCACTTTCTTATGCGGGGAAGTTAGAATTGATTCGTTCGGTTATTCAAGGCGTGGAGTGTTTTTGGTTATCTATCCTACCAGTACCGAATTGTGTGCgtgactcaatacatgctatTTGCCGCACTTTCGTGTGGCCAACTAAACGTCCACCTATTGcttggaacacattgtgtaaaCCAATATCAGAGGGAGAAATGGGTCTAAAGAATCTGAAAGCTTGGAACCGTGCGCTGATAGCGAAAAGCTTATGGAAGATTCATGTGGGGAATGAGAACTTATGGATTAGGTGGGTAAATCACAACTATAGTTGCTTTGGAGGGGTTTGGAAATGGAGAAGGCACAAGGATGCCTCAccattaattaagcaaattcTTGACATTAGAGATGAATTGATTGGAAGACTTGGCTCTGAGGAAGCTGCTTCATTGTGCTTACAGAAATGCTTTGGTAATAAGGAGGGTATCGCTCATGCGTATCAGTTCTTCGTTGGAACGACAGGAAATTGGCCTTGGAAACCTCTACTGTCTAGGACATTCATACTACCCAAGCATCGGTTCATACTTTGGTTATTTGCACACCGTAAACTCAGGACTCGAGACAGACTAGAATTTATCAATGATCGGAGATGTGTCTTGTGCAAACTTAAAGATGAAACTATTGATCATTTGTTCTTCGATTGCAGTGTTACAAATCCCGTTTGGAAGAGTGTTCGTCATTGGCTTGATATGAAGAAAATAATGAGATCTCCGACGGCTATATTGGGAGCTTTCAGAAGGCAGTATAGAGGTACCTCGATGTTGACAAGAATGAGAATAACAGCACTGGCTGCAACAGTGTACCATGTTTGGAATATGCGAAATAGAGTAATGTTTGACCAAGAAAAATTCAGCTGTCAAGATATCGTCATGAAGATTAAGATTCACACGTATCGGTCCATTCCTGAAGCAATTGAAGTAGCAAATGAGTACGCGTGA
- the LOC140976070 gene encoding cytosolic Fe-S cluster assembly factor NBP35-like gives MENGGNEIPENANEHCPGPQSESAGKSDSCEGCPNQEACATAPKGPDPDLVSIAERMATVKHKILVLSGKGGVGKSTFSAQLSFALAGMDYQVGLLDIDICGPSTPKMLGLEGQQIHQSNLGWSPVYVESNLGVMSIGFMLPDADEAVVWRGPRKNGLIKQFLKDVYWGELDFLVVDAPPGTSDEHISVVQFLKATGIDGAIIVTTPQQVSLIDVRKEVSFCRKVELPILGVVENMSGLCQPLSDLRFLSLTDAGEQKDMTEWAIMYLKEKAPEMLNLFAFSEVFDSSAGGGAKMCRDMGVPFLGKVPLDPQLCKAAEEGRSCFDDDKCQVSAPALKAIVEKVLSELKASIMEDVA, from the exons ATGGAAAACGGAGGCAACGAAATACCTGAAAACGCCAATGAAC ATTGCCCAGGTCCTCAATCTGAATCAGCTGGAAAATCTGATTCTTGTGAAGGATGCCCTAATCAGGAGGCTTGCGCTACTGCTCCGAAAGGACCCGACCCTg ACTTGGTTTCTATAGCAGAAAGAATGGCAACAGTAAAACACAAAATTCTGGTGTTATCCGGCAAGGGTGGAGTTGGGAAGAGTACATTCTCGGCTCAACTTTCTTTTGCCTTAGCTGGTATGGATTATCAGGTAGGTCTTCTTGATATTGATATTTGCGGTCCAAGCACCCCGAAGATGCTCGGTCTTGAAGGGCAACAGATTCATCAGAGTAACCTTGGTTGGTCTCCTGTTTACGTTGAGTCTAACCTTGGGGTCATGTCTATCGGTTTCATGCTCCCTGACGCTGATGAGGCTGTCGTATGGAGAGGGCCACGAAAGAATGGACTCATCAAGCAATTCCTGAAGGATGTGTACTGGGGTGAGCTTGATTTTCTTGTAGTAGATGCACCACCTGGGACCTCAGATGAGCATATTTCAGTTGTCCAGTTCCTCAAGGCAACCGGAATAGATGGTGCCATTATCGTTACCACTCCACAACAGGTATCTCTTATAGATGTGAGGAAAGAAGTCAGCTTCTGCAGGAAAGTTGAGCTACCGATTCTTGGAGTCGTGGAGAATATGAGCGGTTTGTGTCAACCATTGTCGGATCTCAGATTCTTGAGCCTGACGGATGCTGGCGAGCAAAAAGACATGACTGAGTGGGCTATTATGTACTTGAAGGAGAAGGCACCAGAAATGCTGAATTTGTTCGCTTTTAGTGAAGTTTTCGACAGTAGTGCTGGTGGTGGCGCAAAAATGTGTCGAGACATGGGGGTTCCCTTTCTTGGAAAGGTTCCCTTGGACCCTCAGCTGTGTAAAGCTGCAGAAGAAGGAAGATCTTGCTTTGATGATGATAAATGTCAAGTAAGTGCTCCCGCCTTGAAGGCGATTGTGGAGAAGGTGTTGTCGGAATTGAAGGCGTCAATAATGGAGGATGTGGCATAG
- the LOC140976071 gene encoding glucose-6-phosphate 1-dehydrogenase, cytoplasmic isoform-like, producing MAGEWHCEKRTLSKYESFPRENESVLESGCLSIIVLGASGDLAKKKTFPALFNLYRQGFLQSNEVHIFGYARTKISDEELRDRIQGYLPGGKERTEDVSNFLQLIKYVSGTYDAPEGFQVLDIAISEHEISKNSTDGSSRRLFYLALPPSVYPPVCKMIKKYAMNKSHLGGWTRIVVEKPFGKDLASAEELSSQIGELFEESQIYRIDHYLGKELVQNLLVLRFANRFFLPLWNRDNIANVQIVFREDFGTEGRGGYFDQYGIIRDIIQNHLLQVLCLVAMEKPVSTKPEHIRDEKVKVLQSVVPIKDEEVVLGQYEGYKDDPTVPDNSNTPTFASVILHIHNERWEGVPFILKAGKALNSRKAEIRVQFKDVPGDIFKCQKQGRNEFVIRLQPSEAIYMKLTVKQPGLEMSTAQSELDLSYNQRYQGVVIPEAYERLILDTIKGDQQHFVRRDELKAAWEIFTPLLHRVDDGEIKSLPYKPGSRGPAEADKLLEKAGYVQTHGYIWIPPTL from the exons ATGGCCGGTGAGTGGCACTGTGAAAAAAGAACTCTTTCTAAGTATGAATCTTTTCCGAGAGAGAATGAGAGTGTGCTCGAGAGTGGATGCCTCTCAATCATTGTTCTGGGTGCTTCTGGTGATCTTGCGAAAAAAAAGACATTTCCTGCACTCTTTAACCTTTACCGGCAG GGATTTTTGCAATCAAATGAAGTTCACATTTTTGGCTATGCAAGGACCAAGATTTCTGATGAAGAATTGAGAGATCGAATTCAAGG ATATCTTCCTGGAGGCAAAGAAAGAACAGAAGATGTTTCAAACTTTCTGCAGTTG ATTAAATATGTGAGTGGCACTTATGATGCTCCAGAAGGCTTTCAAGTGTTAGATATAGCTATATCTGAGCACGAAATATCAAAAAACAGTACGGATGGATCATCTAGGAGGCTTTTCTATCTCGCACTTCCTCCATCTGTGTATCCACCAGTCTGTAAAATGATCAAGAAGTATGCCATGAATAAAT CTCATCTTGGCGGATGGACTCGTATAGTTGTTGAGAAACCATTTGGAAAGGATTTGGCATCAGCTGAGGAACTGAGCTCACAGATTGGAGAATTATTCGAGGAATCACAAATTTATCGTATTGATCATTATTTGGGAAAGGAATTGGTGCAAAACTTG ctgGTGCTTCGTTTTGCGAATCGTTTCTTTTTACCTCTTTGGAATCGCGACAACATTGCTAATGTTCAG ATAGTGTTTAGAGAAGATTTCGGAACTGAGGGTCGTGGTGGATATTTTGATCAGTACGG CATTATCCGTGACATTATTCAGAACCACCTATTGCAG GTTCTTTGCCTTGTTGCCATGGAGAAACCTGTTTCCACGAAGCCTGAGCATATCCGAGATGAGAAAGTGAAG GTTCTTCAATCTGTTGTTCCGATCAAAGATGAAGAGGTGGTGCTTGGACAATATGAAGGCTATAAGGATGATCCAACGGTTCCAGACAACTCGAATACTCCTACTTTTGCTTCGGTCATTCTACATATTCACAATGAACGATGGGAAG GTGTGCCCTTTATACTAAAGGCTGGGAAAGCTTTAAATTCAAGAAAAGCGGAGATACGGGTTCAGTTCAAGGACGTTCCAGGGGACATATTTAAAT GTCAAAAGCAAGGAAGGAATGAATTTGTAATTCGATTACAACCTTCCGAGGCCATATACATGAAACTAACT GTGAAGCAGCCCGGGTTGGAAATGTCCACTGCTCAGAGCGAATTAGATTTGTCCTATAACCAACGGTACCAAGGGGTTGTCATTCCCGAGGCTTATGAACGTCTGATACTTGACAC AATTAAAGGTGATCAACAGCATTTTGTCCGCAGAGATGAGCTGAAG GCTGCTTGGGAGATTTTTACGCCACTTCTGCATCGAGTAGATGATGGAGAGATCAAGTCACTTCCATACAAGCCCGGGAGCAGAGGCCCCGCAGAAGCAGACAAGCTGCTAGAAAAGGCAGGCTACGTGCAAACACATGGCTATATATGGATTCCCCCAACCTTGTAA